The Paenibacillus spongiae nucleotide sequence CCTGACCAGGAGAAGAACGGCGACGATTATTTCTCGCTCATGAACGCTAATTTGCAAAATTTGCTCCAAGCATTACAATAGAAGGAATGAAAACATCGTCCGGAAGGGAGGAAGGATAGCGTGGCAGCCGAAATCAATCCAAACCATCAGTCAGCATGTCATCAGAATATTATCGAGTTGGTCGACGTATCCTTCGCGTACCAGCAGAAACCAGTCCTCGAGCATGTCAATTTCAGTATCCAGGAACGGGATTTTGTCGGTCTGATCGGCTCGAACGGAGCGGGGAAGACGACCCTGCTGCGAATGATCGTCGGACTGCTAAAGCCTGAGAGCGGCATGATCAAGCTGTTCGGCGAGCCGATCGGGCAATTCCGCGACTGGCACCGGATCGGCTACGTACCCCAGAAGAATGCGTTCAACCCGTTATTTCCGGCGACGGTGCGCGAGGTTGTGCTGTCCGGACTATACGGCCGCAGCAAGCTGTTCCGCCGGATTTCGAAGGCAGATCAGCAGAAGTGCGAAGAAGCGCTCCATGCGATGAATATCGAGGATCTGGCGGGCAAGCGGATCGGACAGCTCTCCGGCGGCCAGCAGCAGCGCGCTTTTCTGGCGAGGGCATTGATCAATAACCCTGCGCTGCTCATCCTGGACGAGCCTACGGTCGGCATCGATGTCGAAACCCAGGAAGGCTTCTTCCATTTGATCAAACATATGCACCAGCATCATAATATTACATTTCTGATGGTCTCTCATGATATCGACATGATCCGTTCTTATATCGGCGAGAAGCCGAAGAGCGAATGCGGGAAGCTTAAATTTTTCGTGAAGCATTCGCATGATCTGGAGGATTGCGTGGAGACGAATTTGGCGCACGGCTTATGGGGATTGCGTCAGTTGATCGAGAATGAGAAAGTGGGCGCAGCGGGTTGGAAATCATAACGAGCGAATTTTTTCAAAGGGCATTGATCGGCGGATTGCTGATTGGCATTACGGCCCCGCTGATGGGACTCTTTCTTGTGCTTCGGCGGCTATCGATGATCGGGGATACGCTTGCCCACGTATCCATCGCCGGCGTTGCGCTCGGCTTCCTTATCGGCGTATATCCGATCGGCGTCGGGCTGGTATTCGCGCTGGCGGCCACATTCGCGATCGAGAAGCTTCGCAAAGCGTACAAGACCTACGCCGAGCTGTCGATTGCGATCATCATGTCGGGCGGCGTCGCGCTCGCCTCGCTGCTGTTTACGCTTGGCAAAGGATTCAATGTTAACGTTAACGGCTATTTGTTCGGCAGTATTTATACGCTTGACGATATTGATCTGATCATGATCGCCATCGTGACGGTCATCGTGCTGCTGGCTGTCGCTCTGCATGCCAAGGAGCTCTTCCTGCTTACCTTCGATGAAGATGCGGCCTCGGTCAGCGGCTTGCCGACCAAATATTTTAATATGATGATCAGTATTCTAACGGCGCTGGTCATTAGCGTATCGATCAAAATTGTGGGCGCTTTGCTCGTTTCGGCACTCTTAACCATACCGACTGCCTGCAGTCTGATCATCGCTCGGAGCTTCCGCCAGAGTATCGTTACAGTCGTCATCATCGCCGAACTGGCGGTAGTCGGAGGCTTGCTGATCGCGGGGGTATGGAACCTGGCGCCTGGCGGCTCGATCGTGCTGCTCTTGATTGCCTTGCTCCTGCTGCTTCTAACGTTCAGGCGAAGGATAACCACATGAGTTGAACCAATGATTGGAGCATAGCCCGCTGCGCAGGCAGAATGTTTATTGGAACTAAGTCGACCGCTAACGCTTCTCCAATCATTCTTCCTGCTCCGCTCGTCGTGCTTTCTGGTTCAACTTTGCTCGAATTCGCTCCTTCGGAAGCGAATAGTGCTCACAAAACTTTTAGCGTATGCTTCCGAGGCCAGTTTTGCTCGAATTCGCTCCTTCGGCAGCGAATGATGCTCACAAAACTTTGAGGAGGGTTGTCATGTCGGACGTGAATGTGGTGATCGCGTTCGGGGCCGGTATCGCTTCGTTTATTTCGCCCTGCTGCCTGCCTCTGTATCCGTCTTACCTGTCCTACATAACCGGCGTATCCGTAACCGATTTGAAGAGCGAGAAGCCCGGCAAAGAAATAAGGATCCGTACCATGACGCATACCTTATT carries:
- a CDS encoding metal ABC transporter ATP-binding protein, yielding MNPNHQSACHQNIIELVDVSFAYQQKPVLEHVNFSIQERDFVGLIGSNGAGKTTLLRMIVGLLKPESGMIKLFGEPIGQFRDWHRIGYVPQKNAFNPLFPATVREVVLSGLYGRSKLFRRISKADQQKCEEALHAMNIEDLAGKRIGQLSGGQQQRAFLARALINNPALLILDEPTVGIDVETQEGFFHLIKHMHQHHNITFLMVSHDIDMIRSYIGEKPKSECGKLKFFVKHSHDLEDCVETNLAHGLWGLRQLIENEKVGAAGWKS
- a CDS encoding metal ABC transporter permease; the encoded protein is MEIITSEFFQRALIGGLLIGITAPLMGLFLVLRRLSMIGDTLAHVSIAGVALGFLIGVYPIGVGLVFALAATFAIEKLRKAYKTYAELSIAIIMSGGVALASLLFTLGKGFNVNVNGYLFGSIYTLDDIDLIMIAIVTVIVLLAVALHAKELFLLTFDEDAASVSGLPTKYFNMMISILTALVISVSIKIVGALLVSALLTIPTACSLIIARSFRQSIVTVVIIAELAVVGGLLIAGVWNLAPGGSIVLLLIALLLLLLTFRRRITT